ACCAAAAATTTGTTTTATGCTTCTGTTGATTTTTTCTTTTCTCTTTTATATTATCAGCACTAAAAGGCTATGAGGTCAGCCTTAAAAGCCCACCTTCGGGATGATGACCTCTACCTAAAACTAAGTGGTAGGGGGTGTATTCATGCAGAATATAAAAGATATACTCAAAAAAGAGATAAATTCTCTTAAAGAGATAACACCTAAAAGCACTGCTTTGGATAAAGCTTTAAATAAGCTTGAGTCTGAACAGTTCAATCTTGTTGTTGTAGGCCAGTTTAAAAGAGGTAAATCAACTTTTATAAACGCTCTACTCGGTGATAATATCGTTCCATCTTCTATTTTACCTTTAACTTCAATTGTAACGATAATCTCATATTCTCCAACAAAAAAAGCCAAAGTTAAATTTTTAGACAACAGCGAAAGGGAAATAGATATAAAAGAGATAGAGAAGTATGTTACAGAGAAGCACAACCCAAAAAACAAGCTCAATGTTAAAGAAGTATATGTATTTCACCCGTCGGAGTATTTGAAAAAAGGCGTAAGGATAATAGACACGCCGGGTATAGGAAGCGTGTTTAAACATAATACCGATGTTGCCTTGAGTTTTTTGCCCTATTGCGATGCTGCTGTATTTGTTATGAGTCCAGACCCACCATTAACTGAAGCAGAGATTGAATTCTTAAAAAATGTAAGGGTTTACACTGAAAAGTTTTTCTTTGTCTTGAATAAGATAGACATAGTTTCCGAAGACGAACTCGACGAAGTAGTTGAATTCAACAAATCTTTATTAAAAGAGCGCACACAAAACGATAATATAAGAATTTACCCTATATCTGCCAAAACCGCATTAAAGGCAAAAATCAACAAAGACTCTCACCTTTTGAAGCAGTCAAAAATAAAGGCGATTGAAGAGTCATTGGAAGAGTTTATAGCAAAAGAGAGAATGAATATAATAGCTATCAGCGTAATAAATGCTCTTCTAAGACACATAAACAACGAGCTTACAGCCTATAAGCTTCAAAAAGAGACTCAAAAGCTCTCCATTGAAGAGTTAACAGAGAAGGTTAAAAAGTTTGATGGGTTCATAAAAACAGTAAAAGATGAAGCAGAAGAGTATGAGTATATTTTAGATAAACGAATAGACAAAATCTATAAAGAGTTAGACGAAGAGATAGAGAAACTAAAGGAAGCTCAACTACCTCCACTTATAGAGAAAATGCAAAAACACTTTGAAGAAAAATCAAAAGAAAAACTAAGCACTGAAGAGTTTGAAAACTATATGACGCAAAAAATGAATGGATACATCATGGAGATATTCTCAGAATGGAGAAAAGAGCAGTCAGATATAATCTCGGATAAGGTTGAAAGAATTTACGAAGATTTAGCAAAGAGAATAAATGCAAAAATAGAAGAGATTATAAATACGGCATCTTCCATCTTTGATGTTAAATTAAACGCCTATGTTGATACGGAAAAATTAACACAGAAAAGCGATTTTTACTTTATGCTGGAAGACCAGATGGGCATTTTAAACATATTTGCAACAACTTTCAGAACAAAATTGCCGTTTTTTATAGGCAAAAAGATAGCTCAGAAACATATCAAAAATACAACCATTGAGTTGTTCGATAGGCATTGCGGAAGGGTTAGATACGATTTAACAAAAAGGGTTAGAGAAACAACATTTAAGTTCAAAGACCAGCTCAAAGACAAACTTGACTTAACAATAGAAGCTATACAGGATGCTCTCAACAAAGCCATAAAGCTCAAACAGGAAAACGAAAAACAGGTTGAAGATAAACTAAAAGAGATAGAGAAAAACACAAAGCTTTTGCTCGAAAAGAAACGGGAGCTTGAAGAACTGAAGGCAAAGATAGGATAAGGTAATTTTGGACTAAGGAACTTTTTGATTATCCCATATGGAATTCGATTTAGAAAATTTTTCAAAGAAGAGAGGGTTGTTATTAGTTTTCTCTAACTATGGTAGGTCCGATATTGTCTACGGTTAAACAATCAAACCTACTAAATTTACAACCTCAAGAATTTTTTATCAGCATCACCGGGTATTTTTATATTAGCTATACAACGACAAATTCTTCTTCCACTTAGAAAAGCGAATCAACTAACTCTCTTTTTCAAATTCAATTTTATTCCTAAGAAAAATATTTCTATGCTCGTCGAGTTTTGTTGTTATAAAAAACCTTTACTTCTCTTAAAATAAGTTAATTATTGTGGCTGGCTTGTCGTCGCAGTATTTATAAGTTTACACAAATAGGTTTACAAACCCAAACTAAAATATTGGTGTCTATAACAATCCTCATCCGTTTTCTTGTCTGCTCTTCCTTTTTGCTGCCATCTACTTACAAGTTCTCATTGTTCCTGTGAAAAGAGAGTCTCTTCTAAATTAAGTCGCTTGTAGGAATTATCAAAGAATGAACTTATCATTGTTGTTTTAGGAATAATTTTATCTAATTTTTCCTTGCTTTAATGAGTTTTAAATATACAATTTGCCTGCAGGGAGAATCAATAAGGTGTTCTAAGCGTAAACAAATTTATGAGTGATTTTAGGATTTTGATTGTAGAGGATGAACAAACCATAGTGGAGTTTTTGAGGATAGGATTAAGATACGAAGGGTTTGACACGGTAAGTGTGGACAGCGGGGAAAAATGTTTGGAATTTCTGAAAAGAGATAAGGTTGACCTTGTAATTCTTGATATTATGTTACCCGACATTGACGGTTTTGAGGTGTGTAGGAGAGTAAGGAGCTTGGGAATCGATACTCCCATTTTAATGCTTACAGCCAAGAAGGATGTTGAAGACAGGGTTGAAGGGCTCAATGCTGGTGCGGATGATTATGTTACAAAGCCTTTTAGTTTCGATGAGTTGTTGGCACGTATAAGAGCCATACTGAGGCGGTTTGGCGGGTTAGGTAAAACAAATGAGGTTGCTGGTGGGGGCATTGTTCTAAATATGGAAACGAGAGATGTTTTTGTTCATGGAGAGCGTATTTATCTTACTCCCAAAGAGTTCTCGTTGCTTGAAATGCTTATGAAACATCCAAGGAGGGTTTTTACGAGGGAAGAACTTCTGGAAAGTGTGTTTGGGTATAATTATTCTGGTGGCACGAACATAGTGGATGTCCATATAAGCCATTTAAGGGATAAGATAGGTGATAAACCGCCTAAATTGATAAAGACGCATTATGGGGTAGGTTACGCCTTTCATCCTGAGGAGGAGGTGTGAGGGGCCTGGAAAGACTTTCCTTGAAAGCCCGTCTTGTTGTTTTTTATTCGTTTTTGCTCGCTCTGATAGCCGGTATACTTGGTATTAGTTTTTTTATGGACACAAAAGCTTTATTGATAGAGCGTGTTGCAGCGGATATGAGGGCGAGGGCAAAACCCGTGATTCAACATTGGTTATACAGCAAAAAAGGTGGGGTAGAACTCAGGAGTATTGCTTTCCCGCTTGCAAGGGATTTGACTTCCAGGAATGCCGTTGCTTTGATTCTTGATAAAAACGGCAAACCTATAGCTAACGGCAAGGTTCTGCCTGAAGAACCTGTACCTCCCGAACCTGTTTCTTTCTACTACAAAAAGGCTCTTTCTGGTGATAACGATGTTACTTATATAGTGAAACACAGAGGACATGAAGTCTTGGTGGATTTAATTCCGTTGAGAAAGTCTCCCAGTGGAAAGGATATTGTAGGCGTCGTTCAATTAAGTTCTTCTCTTAAGGATATAAACAATATCCTGATGACTCACGCTCTCTATCTGGGCGTTGGTGTTGTAATAACTTTAATTATGGGTGTGGTTCTCGGAGCGGTGATGATATCGTCAGCTCTCAGTGGACTAAACAGGGTTATTGACACATGCAAGGAAATCTCAGAAGGTAACCTTGACAGAAGGGTTCATCTTCCGAAAAGGGGTGATGAGATAGGAAGGCTTGCCAGTGTGTTTGATGAGATGGTTGAGAGGATGAATACTGTTTTTACTGCCCAGAAGAGGTTTGTGGCGAATGCCGCCCATGAGCTTAAAACTCCATTGACGGCTCTAAAGGGGTCAGCCGAGGTGCTTTTAAGAAGCTCACTCAAGAGGCCCGAGGAGGTTAAAAGCCTGTCAAGGGGCATATTGAAGGAGACAGAGAGACTTGCCAATGTGTGTGATAGGTTGCTTGATATAGCCAAATTGGATGGGGCAATTCATCTTAAGAAAACCAGAGTAGATGTTGGGAGTCTCGTTCGGGAGTGTGTGACTGGTTTTCCAAATTCGGGCAGGAAAATTGTTTTGAGGGAAGGCCCATTTGTTGAGGTTTTTGCTGACAGGGATATGCTGATGCAAGCTCTGTTCAACCTTATTCATAACGCTGTTAAGTATACAGATGAAGGTGGTGTTATTGAAGTTGGTTGGCAGCTTGTTGAGAACGGTGTTGTTATTGGCGTTAAGGATAATGGAGTTGGTGTATCCCCGGATGTTTTATCTCATATATTTGAACCGTTTTACAGAGATGGAAAGTCTTCTGGAGCGGGTCTTGGACTTACGCTCGTTAGATCTGTAGTGGAGGCGCACGGCGGTAGGGTAGAGGTTGAAAGTGAGCCCGGGAGAGGTTCTTTTTTCAGGTTGTTTGTTCCCGTTGAGTAAAAATTTAATACTTTTTTAATGTTTCCTTTGTGACTTCTTAATAAAATATATTTAAACTATACATTAACATTAAGACATTAACATTAAGGAAATAAGGAGGTGTCGTATGAGATATATCATTTGGGTGTTTTTTTTGCTTCTCTTTGCAATTTACGGATGTGCACCCGGGCCTCCAGGTCCACCTCCACCCCTGCTGGGTGGTCCCGGGGTTATGGCAATAGGGTGGCTTATTCTGGGGTTTATTGGGATTGTAGTGTTTGCTTTTATATTTTGGAAGAGGCTGGACGAAAAGGGAAAGGATAAAACAGACTACATCATTCAGGCTTTAAATGACATAAACGAGAGGTTAAGGAGACTGGAAGAGGATGTGAAACGATTGAAAGAAAAGGATTCTTAGAAGGTTTTGCTATGAGACAGGTTTTATTTGTTTTTGTGCTTGTTAGTGTTGTTATGTCTTCTGTGATCGCTATGGCTCAACAGGCTCCCCCAATTCTGCCATCCGGTAGTTCGGTGCAAACTACGGGACAACCCGTTGCAACTCCTGCTCCACCAGGCGTTGCTCCACAGGCTCCTGCACCTCCACCTGGTGCCCCACCACCGCCTGGTGCACCATCTGCAGCGGCACCACCTGGAGCTCCACCGCCACCCAATAGTGCAGTTCAACCAATGCCGCCACCTGTGGCACCCGGAACGGTTTCTATCGGTGTGTTGAATAATGTGGGTCAAGTTCTGGAGTCAGCGAGGAGTGTAAAGAAGTACATGCGTCCCGGAAAGATATGGACGTTTGTGGGTCCCGGTGGTGTTCAACAACTTAAGGGTGCCATACTGTATCAGGGTAGGGTTGTTGCCGTAGTGAACTTTGATCCTGCCACTGGGAGAGTACTTCCCATGGGTTTTGTGGTTTCGTCGGCTCAGGTAACTCAGAAGGCTTTAAGAAGGGCAGAGACGCTTTTACCTCAGGTTGTTAGTGGTTCTGCTGTGTTGGATGGGGTTGAGTATCTCGCGCCCGAGAATTCGTGGGCTGTGCCACTGTCTTATGAAGGTATGATAATGGGTAAGTTGAAAATTTACTACGATGGCATACATGTGGTGCCGGATTATGTCGCGGAAGGTGAGATGAATGTAGCCCGCTGAAAAATAGGGGGCGAATAGCCCCTTTATTCGTTTTCTATTTCAAGGCGTACATGTTCACATCTTTTTAAAAGCCTGCCTTCTATCTACATAATGCATCATAAACAGTTTGTCGGGAGTACATTTACACCTGTTAAGAGTATACTTTCAATGATAGATACCCTAAAAGCAGAATAAATTGTTTCGACAATTTTGAATATTCCGAACCGATTAGAAGAAATTATTTATACAACCAATACCGCCGAAGGCTTTAATAATAATCAAATTGGGAAAATGATAAAACAAAAAGTAAATTTAAACAACGAATCGTTTCTTGAGTGAGCTTGTTTATTTGATCTGTAGGTATATATACAAAATACAAAAAAACGGTAAAAATCCACCTCAAGTTAGATAAAACTTATCTCTGCTCCATATCCATCCTTATAAATATACCAATTTTGATTATCAGATTTTGAGAACTTATGCAAAATTGGGAGCAATCTTTGTAAAGCACAGTTATGATTATTCGGGTTTTTGTATTAACGCAAATAGTACACAACCCTTACAACAACCCTAACCCGCTTTATGTAAGGTGTGTTAGGGTCTCTGTCTGTTATGGAAAAATAACCTTGAGATGCCGTCTTTATCTTTCCTAATTTAGAATGAGACTGCATGGCGAACTGCTCGGCTGCCTTTTGGGCGTTTTTTATCGCTTCTTCAACCATAATAGGCTTTATTTTGTTCAGATGTGTAAAGAGATAGTTTGTCTGAAACTTCTCGTTGCTTGCCATTATGCCCATCTGCGTTAGCTTGTAAAGGTCTTTTCCCAAACTTACAACCTTATCAACCTTGTTTGTATAAACCGTTATCACGCCAACGGCTGAATATCTAAATTTAGCGTTTTGGTTAAACCCGCTTGCATAATTATCCGTTATTTGTGGCGGCGAGATGAAAATCTCGTCTTGACTAAAACCTTCGTCCTTTAAAAATTTCAAAATGGCACTTTTTGAAGCCTTTATCTTATCATAAAGCTTCAATGGATTGTTGTCTGCAACATCAAACCTTATAGGATAGATGGCTATATCTGCTTTGACGAGCCTTTCTGCCAATCCTTTAACGCTCACAGTCCTTTCCATATTTTTTACTTTAACGGCCGTTGTTGAGATAAAATAACCAAACACAACAAGCCCAACAGCTATAAAAAGGCCACACCAAAAGCCGCTCCATCCTGATTCTCTTCTCATAACAACTCTCCTTTCTCCCATTTTAATATATTTAGTTTTAACTCAACACCAGCAGAATAGCCGCCAATACCGTTTTTTGCAACAACCCTATGACACGGAACAAAAAATGCAAATCTGTTTGATTTAAGAAGCATGGCAGTTGCACGTCTGTATTTCTCATCACCAAAAAGCTCTTTTGCAACTTCTGAATATGTGAATGTCTCACCAGTTTTTGTCTTTATTAAAAAACTATAAAGCAGTTTTGCTTTTTCAGAAAGAGAAGATGTGTTTAAAGAAGAGTAATCAAAAAACTCCAAGTCTCTTCTTTCAAATACTGTCAAAACTTCCCTTTTTAGATGATTAGAAAGCTCAATTCCACTTTTTTCTTCTGAAAAGCTGATAGAGTTAATTTTCTCCTTTATATCAAAAATCAACCACCTATCAAACGGCGTATCAATATAGAACTTACTCAAACACTATCCTTATATGATATATTGATGCGACAGTGTCTTCCTGAATCCTTCTAACCATATCTTCAAACTCATCAAACGACACCTTTTTATACTCAACCAATGGGTCTCTTTGGCCATACCCTCTCAAACCCACTGCATCGCGCAGATAATCCATATTCTTCAAATGCTCTCTCCAGTGCATATCCACAATCTGAAGCATTATCTGTCTCTCTAAATTTCTCATCTCTTCAGAGCCGATAAGCTCTTCCTTATCATTGTATTCTTTCTTTAGCTCTTCTTTTATCTGCTCAAGCAGTTTGTGTCTCTGTTTTGTTTTTGAAAGCTCTTGTGTATCTATCTTAAAAGTCTTATCAAATATTCTTCTTGTCTCTTTATTAAAGCCTTCAACATCCCAGTTTGTCGGGTCAACCTTATCCGGCAAGAACTGGTCTGCCAAATCGTCGATTATAGAATCCACATAGCCCAAAATGTCTTCTTTTAAATCCTTACCTTCAAGTATGCTTCTTCTCTGCTCGTATATTACCTGTCTCTGTTTATTCATAACATCGTCATACTCAAGCAGGTTTTTTCTTATCTCAAAGTTGTAATCTTCAACCTTCTTTTGGGCATTTTCTATTGCCCTGCTTACCATTTTATTCTCTATCGCTTCTCCTTCTTCAACGCCCAATTTATCCATTAAAATCTTTATTCTCTCTGAACCAAATATCCTTAGTAAATCATCTTCTAAGGATAAGAAAAATCTTGACTCTCCCGGGTCTCCCTGTCTGCCTGACCTTCCCCTTAGCTGATTGTCTATTCTTCTTGATTCATGTCTTTCAGTTCCAAGAATGAACAAACCACCGAGTTTTTTACTCTCTTCTGTAAGTTTTATATCAACGCCACGCCCTGCCATATTTGTTGCTATCGTGACTCTGCCGGGCTCTCCAGCGTGTGCGATAATCTCTGCTTCCTTCTCGTGATGTTTAGCGTTTAAGACAGCATGCGGAATCCTTTTCTTAACGAGAATCTTGTGGAGCTCTTCGGACTTTTCAACGCTTGTCGTTCCGACCAAGACAGGTTGGCCTTTTTTATGTCTCTCTTCAATCTCCTTTATTATTGCATTCACCTTCTCTCTGTGCGTCTTAAATACCAAATCATTGTGGTCTATTCTTATTACGGGTTTGTTTGTTGGTATAACGACAACTTCAAGGTTGTAAATCTCCTTAAATTCTCTGGCTTCTGTTGCTGCCGTTCCTGTCATACCTGCAAGCTTCTCATACATCCTAAAGTAATTCTGAAATGTTATTGATGCAAGCGTTTGAGACTCCTTTTGAATCCTTAAATGCTCTTTTGCTTCTATTGCCTGATGCAGGCCATCTGAGTATCTTCTATCTGGCATCAATCGTCCGGTAAACTCATCAACTATTATTGCCTTTCCGTCCTTAACTATGTAATCCCTATCCCTTAAATAGACCGTATGAGCCTTCAAAGATTGATTAACCATGTGCAGAATCTCTATATTCTCGATATCGTATAGATTCTTCAATCCCAAAATCTTTTGTATCTTCTCGACACCAGAGTCAGTCAGAACGGCATTTTTCGTCTTTTCGTCAACTTCGTAATCTTCTGGTTTGAGTTGCCTAACTGCTTTATCTATCTTGTAATACAAAGAAGATG
This genomic stretch from Hippea alviniae EP5-r harbors:
- a CDS encoding SIMPL domain-containing protein, whose protein sequence is MRRESGWSGFWCGLFIAVGLVVFGYFISTTAVKVKNMERTVSVKGLAERLVKADIAIYPIRFDVADNNPLKLYDKIKASKSAILKFLKDEGFSQDEIFISPPQITDNYASGFNQNAKFRYSAVGVITVYTNKVDKVVSLGKDLYKLTQMGIMASNEKFQTNYLFTHLNKIKPIMVEEAIKNAQKAAEQFAMQSHSKLGKIKTASQGYFSITDRDPNTPYIKRVRVVVRVVYYLR
- a CDS encoding dynamin family protein, yielding MQNIKDILKKEINSLKEITPKSTALDKALNKLESEQFNLVVVGQFKRGKSTFINALLGDNIVPSSILPLTSIVTIISYSPTKKAKVKFLDNSEREIDIKEIEKYVTEKHNPKNKLNVKEVYVFHPSEYLKKGVRIIDTPGIGSVFKHNTDVALSFLPYCDAAVFVMSPDPPLTEAEIEFLKNVRVYTEKFFFVLNKIDIVSEDELDEVVEFNKSLLKERTQNDNIRIYPISAKTALKAKINKDSHLLKQSKIKAIEESLEEFIAKERMNIIAISVINALLRHINNELTAYKLQKETQKLSIEELTEKVKKFDGFIKTVKDEAEEYEYILDKRIDKIYKELDEEIEKLKEAQLPPLIEKMQKHFEEKSKEKLSTEEFENYMTQKMNGYIMEIFSEWRKEQSDIISDKVERIYEDLAKRINAKIEEIINTASSIFDVKLNAYVDTEKLTQKSDFYFMLEDQMGILNIFATTFRTKLPFFIGKKIAQKHIKNTTIELFDRHCGRVRYDLTKRVRETTFKFKDQLKDKLDLTIEAIQDALNKAIKLKQENEKQVEDKLKEIEKNTKLLLEKKRELEELKAKIG
- a CDS encoding HAMP domain-containing sensor histidine kinase; the encoded protein is MRGLERLSLKARLVVFYSFLLALIAGILGISFFMDTKALLIERVAADMRARAKPVIQHWLYSKKGGVELRSIAFPLARDLTSRNAVALILDKNGKPIANGKVLPEEPVPPEPVSFYYKKALSGDNDVTYIVKHRGHEVLVDLIPLRKSPSGKDIVGVVQLSSSLKDINNILMTHALYLGVGVVITLIMGVVLGAVMISSALSGLNRVIDTCKEISEGNLDRRVHLPKRGDEIGRLASVFDEMVERMNTVFTAQKRFVANAAHELKTPLTALKGSAEVLLRSSLKRPEEVKSLSRGILKETERLANVCDRLLDIAKLDGAIHLKKTRVDVGSLVRECVTGFPNSGRKIVLREGPFVEVFADRDMLMQALFNLIHNAVKYTDEGGVIEVGWQLVENGVVIGVKDNGVGVSPDVLSHIFEPFYRDGKSSGAGLGLTLVRSVVEAHGGRVEVESEPGRGSFFRLFVPVE
- a CDS encoding methylated-DNA--[protein]-cysteine S-methyltransferase, with translation MSKFYIDTPFDRWLIFDIKEKINSISFSEEKSGIELSNHLKREVLTVFERRDLEFFDYSSLNTSSLSEKAKLLYSFLIKTKTGETFTYSEVAKELFGDEKYRRATAMLLKSNRFAFFVPCHRVVAKNGIGGYSAGVELKLNILKWEKGELL
- a CDS encoding response regulator transcription factor, whose translation is MSDFRILIVEDEQTIVEFLRIGLRYEGFDTVSVDSGEKCLEFLKRDKVDLVILDIMLPDIDGFEVCRRVRSLGIDTPILMLTAKKDVEDRVEGLNAGADDYVTKPFSFDELLARIRAILRRFGGLGKTNEVAGGGIVLNMETRDVFVHGERIYLTPKEFSLLEMLMKHPRRVFTREELLESVFGYNYSGGTNIVDVHISHLRDKIGDKPPKLIKTHYGVGYAFHPEEEV
- the secA gene encoding preprotein translocase subunit SecA: MLSVLKKIFGTQNDRILKSIQPYVNKINDRESWAKSLSNEQIKDEIKKLEEQYHKKNDLDAILVDSFALTRETARRTLNMRHFDVQLIGGYVLHKGMVAEMKTGEGKTLVATLPLVLNAMTRRGVHLVTVNDYLAKRDALWMGPIYLFLGFSVGVIQQQNKSFLVEWDDKEKFTTKLVPCSRKEAYQADITYGTNSEFGFDYLRDNMSYSLDDYVQRDFYYAIVDEVDSILIDEARTPLIISGVADKPSSLYYKIDKAVRQLKPEDYEVDEKTKNAVLTDSGVEKIQKILGLKNLYDIENIEILHMVNQSLKAHTVYLRDRDYIVKDGKAIIVDEFTGRLMPDRRYSDGLHQAIEAKEHLRIQKESQTLASITFQNYFRMYEKLAGMTGTAATEAREFKEIYNLEVVVIPTNKPVIRIDHNDLVFKTHREKVNAIIKEIEERHKKGQPVLVGTTSVEKSEELHKILVKKRIPHAVLNAKHHEKEAEIIAHAGEPGRVTIATNMAGRGVDIKLTEESKKLGGLFILGTERHESRRIDNQLRGRSGRQGDPGESRFFLSLEDDLLRIFGSERIKILMDKLGVEEGEAIENKMVSRAIENAQKKVEDYNFEIRKNLLEYDDVMNKQRQVIYEQRRSILEGKDLKEDILGYVDSIIDDLADQFLPDKVDPTNWDVEGFNKETRRIFDKTFKIDTQELSKTKQRHKLLEQIKEELKKEYNDKEELIGSEEMRNLERQIMLQIVDMHWREHLKNMDYLRDAVGLRGYGQRDPLVEYKKVSFDEFEDMVRRIQEDTVASIYHIRIVFE